A DNA window from Aerosakkonema funiforme FACHB-1375 contains the following coding sequences:
- a CDS encoding ATPase, T2SS/T4P/T4SS family, with the protein MAPLAHNTVSQKRTSYQQFSAPGSDKGMDREKYEVTFRLIDTILPFEACLYHQVLPISLEGTHLNLGMVNPDDTAALDYVRRILAYMNCSLVPQSITATQHQAVLSAYLNHMGQLKQASAKQQNSASDNRLDRHDRPTLIVDSPEELDKSDFVSSSSHVVPPPSTTSSHSHPAPAQITNQTTAKRQPSGVKPSQMSVALPSGYSLPVLEVQADRISSPVEVLATLPPKNLLHELLARVLAGGIGRLYFERHQNSGRILWSQNGVLQSVLEGLDAAVFQGVINELKRLTHLSLIPVEHPKQVEIERIYQQNRLLLRLRVMPGTHGEEGTLQVLRGAALKFYQQQQLENLSRDALTMAQQLQTKLNEIQKRTRIDPTLTAGQLEALPALDELVKSLNKQLEALKLLQAESNSDENPTS; encoded by the coding sequence ATGGCACCCTTGGCACATAACACAGTTAGTCAAAAGCGCACCAGCTATCAGCAATTTTCGGCACCTGGATCGGATAAAGGGATGGATAGGGAAAAATATGAAGTAACATTCCGGTTAATAGACACTATCCTTCCCTTTGAAGCTTGTCTGTATCATCAAGTCCTGCCTATTTCTCTGGAAGGAACCCACCTAAATTTAGGTATGGTGAATCCAGATGATACTGCGGCTCTAGATTACGTGCGCCGGATTTTAGCTTATATGAATTGCTCGTTGGTGCCGCAGTCAATTACAGCCACACAGCATCAAGCGGTGCTATCGGCGTACTTAAACCACATGGGACAGCTGAAGCAAGCCAGTGCCAAACAGCAAAACTCAGCATCAGACAATCGCTTAGATCGACACGATCGACCGACACTGATTGTAGACAGTCCAGAAGAGTTAGACAAATCGGACTTTGTGTCAAGTTCATCGCACGTTGTACCGCCGCCATCGACAACTTCGAGCCATTCACATCCCGCTCCTGCCCAAATCACAAATCAGACGACTGCAAAGCGACAGCCGAGCGGAGTGAAACCCTCTCAAATGTCTGTGGCACTGCCTTCTGGGTACAGCCTGCCTGTCTTGGAAGTACAAGCAGACCGCATCTCCAGTCCGGTGGAAGTTCTGGCAACGCTACCGCCAAAAAACTTGCTCCACGAATTGCTCGCCAGAGTGCTTGCAGGCGGTATCGGTCGGCTTTATTTCGAGCGACATCAAAATAGCGGTCGCATTCTGTGGAGCCAGAACGGTGTTTTGCAGTCGGTGTTGGAAGGGCTGGATGCAGCTGTTTTTCAGGGAGTCATTAACGAACTCAAGCGCTTAACCCACTTGTCTTTAATTCCGGTAGAACACCCGAAACAGGTAGAAATAGAGAGGATCTATCAACAAAACCGTTTGCTATTGCGCTTGCGGGTGATGCCCGGTACTCACGGCGAGGAAGGAACCCTGCAAGTTCTGCGCGGCGCTGCGTTGAAGTTTTACCAACAGCAGCAACTAGAAAATCTCAGTCGCGATGCCTTGACGATGGCCCAGCAACTGCAAACCAAACTCAATGAAATTCAAAAGCGCACGCGCATCGATCCTACTCTGACAGCAGGACAATTAGAAGCTTTGCCTGCTCTGGATGAGCTAGTCAAGAGCCTGAACAAACAGCTGGAAGCCCTAAAGCTGCTGCAAGCTGAGTCAAACAGCGACGAAAATCCCACCAGTTGA